The Bdellovibrio bacteriovorus W nucleotide sequence GGAGCTACTTTCTTTTGAGAGCGGCAATTGCCTTGCGCACAAGCTCCAAGAATAAATGCGAAAGAAAGATTCACAAGAATTTTAAACATAAGAACACACTCCTATATCTTAGAAATACGGCGAGCGAATCCAGCCTGCATCAATAGCATAGAGATTGGCTTCACCTGAAATGAAGTAAATACGATTATTTTCTTCATCCACTTGTGGAGTTGATAAAATCCCTCGACCTGGCTCAAAAGAACCCAGCTCTTTACCATTTGCAGGATCCAAGAAGCGCAAACTCCCTTGAGATTCACCAAAAACAAGAGCGCCCTTAAATGTACGAACTCCTGTCGCGATCCCCTCATTGAGTTTATAGCTCCAGATTTTATCGCCGTTGTTCTTATTCAGCGACCAAACTTCTCCATTGGTTGTTGGGTAAATCAAACGATCTCCCACCAAAGTCACGCCGCTATAACCACCACCATCTACGCGCCAAAGGATTTCTCCTTTATCCACAGAGACAGCATAAAGTTTGTCATCATATCCTGCGATATATAGGTTTTTCCCATCAATCACAGCCGCCGCATCGATATCTCTAAATCTCTTATTACGATTTAATTGAAGTTCCCACTGAACAGATCCAGATTGGGCATTCAGAGCGACTAAAGCTCCGTCAGAGAAACCCACATAGAGAACTCCGTTTTGCAGGACAGGACGGCTGCCTCCACGAATAGAGAACTGCGATGTGTCCTGACGCGAGTACAGCCAAATCTGACGACCCGTCGCTGCATCTAGCGCATAAAAAACGTTATTTCCGGCTAAGAAATAAACAACACCATCAGCAAGTAAAGGAGCTGCTAAGTTTTCGGCTTTTGTCGGGAAAGACCATTGAATTTTCCCTGTAGAGGCTTCAAGAGAGTAAAACTCTCCATCACTAGCGCCTACAAAAAGACGGTCTTTAATATGCGTTGCGCTTGGCTCAACACCATTTTGAATTGGAAGCTTCCAGACAAGCTGGCCCGTGACTTTGTCATAGCCAGAAATCCCATCCATTCCGTTACCTTGAACAACCAAATCGCCCACAATCTGTGGAGTCATGCGATTGATCTTACGGAATCCAAGATTATCGTGATCTGTGGTTTGGCGAATCCAAGCCGTTTTCACTTGGTATTCACGCTTGCTGTTGTTCTTGGAACTCCACTTCTCTAAACCACTTTGAACACTAGCACAGGCAGATAGAGATAATACAGCCGTAGCAAGAACAACAGAACGAATCATCATAAATCCAAACCCTTAAAGATTCTGCTTAGCTTTTAAAAGACGAAGATATTTTTGAGCTTCACGAGAAGCTGTGAAATCTGTCGACTCGCCATTGCTATTTCCAACCTCTTGATAAGCCTGTTCAGCTTTTGCAAGGTCGTTCATAGATTCATAACACAATCCCATACGAAGCTTTGTTTCGTCGTGGGCAAATGCTAGAGCTTTGTTATTAACCACATTTTGCCAAGACATCACAGCAGATTGACAGTCTCCATCTGCAGACTTTGCATTCCCCATTTGTATGAACACAAGAGCTGTTAGCATGTCTTTCTTATCAAGGCCTTTTTCAACCTTCTCAAGAGCTGCTAAAGCTTTATCGTTCATTTTATAGTTCATGTAGATTTCGCTCAAATTCAAAGCTGCCATCTGAGCGGCTCTAGTTTGAGGATTTGTTTGGATAAAGCCTTCAAAGTTCGCCACTTCAGTGCCGTAATCTTTTTCAAGATCACCCGTAGGCTTCTTTTTTAGAGCTTCAGCTTCCGCTTTTTTATCTTTGTTTTGAGTCGCCATCATCACAGCGCGATCAGCTTCTTCGAAGCCTCTCTTTTTCTCGCTGTATGCTTTTTCTAAAAGAAAATAGCTTTCTTGATGAGCAATTTCTTTTTTCTCAGTTGTATAAGAAATAATAGAGTAAATTACGCCTACGGCGATAAAAACTCCAAGAACCGCAAAAACGATTTTTGAATGACCCGCTGTCCAAACAAAACCTTTACGAAGTGTTTCAGTCATTTGATCTGGAGATTTTAAATCTTCTTTAGAAATTTTGATGCTCAAAGTGTTTCCCTCGCTGCCAATTTGCTTTTAAGGAATTATTGTTCTTTGGTCGAGTTTTCTTGTCAATACAAAAGCTTACGGCGGCAAAGAGACACAGACATCCTCAAAGGGCCTCTTCGCCAAGCTGCAGCGAAAAAATTAACTTACTTTCTCATTTCCAAAGACGATGAGTTTTAAAGAGGCCGCTGAAGACTTCAGAGACTCTGACTGCTGAGCCAACTCCTCGGCCGCACTTGCCGTAGAGACAGAAGCGGCCGCGTTTTTCTGAGTGACCTGATCTAATTCATTCAAAACATGACTCATTTGCTGTAAGCCTTGGCTTTGCTCTTGTGACGCACTGGCAATTTCCTCTGCAAGTACGGATACAGATTTTGCCGCCTCTGCAAATTGGCCAATATTTCTTTCTAATTTTTCAGCATCATCATAGCTTTTTTGAATTTTGCGATTGTTCTCTTTAAGCACCACAGCAATATCCTTAGCAGAACTCGCGCTGCGCACCGCAAGGCTTCTCACAGCTTCTGCAACGACCGCAAAACCTTTTCCATGCTCACCAGCGCGGGAAGCTTCCACGGCCGCGTTTAGCGACAATAAATTGATCTGAAATGCAAGATCATCAATCACATCTGTAAATTGCTGGATTCGTTTTGCATCGGTGGCCACCTCATCCAGGGACTGAAGCAGTTTTTTCATTTCAGATTCACCTAATTGTGCCCGTGTGCGCATCCCGTGAGCCAGTTCTGCCGTCTTTTTCGCACTCTGTGCATTAAGATCCACCATCGCACTCAATTCTTCCATAGAAGCGACAGTTTCCTCCAGAGAACTTGCTTGCTCCGTAGAGGTGGTTGAAAGAGATTGCGATGAAGTCGCTACTTTCTCTGAAGCTGATGTCAAATGCCCACCTGATTCTGCTAGACAACGGGTGATGGTCTGTAAGACATGAACGACCTTATTGAGCATTAAAAAAGCAATCAAACAGGCGAGCATTCCTCCCAGAACAATAAAGAACACCAGCATTGTCGTAGAGGTAAAACTTCCCGTTTCCGCAGCAAGGGCTTTTTGCACAATCGCCACGTCATTGGAAATCGCAAATACTCCGTGAAGCTTTCCATCCTTCCAGTTCTCCATGGGATAACCTAAAATATCCATCCCATTTCCCCAAGGGCTTGAAGCCGGATCTCCGTGACAAGTCAGACAGCCATTGCTTTCAGCTAAGCGCACGGGGCGATAAACCACGACCCTCTGTGGAGTGGAAGATACGATCTCCTCAAGTTCAGGATCCAAGAGAAATTGATTAAAGATTTTTTGCTCTTCTAAAGTAGCTTTATTTTCCAAGCGACGAGGCTCATCCGAAAAAACTCTAAAAGAATAATACTCCTTCTCTGAATTTTCGGAACCAATTTTCATAGCAGCAAAAACAGGAACCTGCTGAAGCACGAGTTTTTTATCTTCGTCTGTCATGTCTTCATGGGTTTTATACTTGGTCGTAAATTGATCGACGATGGACTTTAAGCCCCCTTGATTAGCAACGTATCTAGAGGCCACATCTAGCCGCGAGTGAATTGTGCGCGACTTATTCACTAAACCTTTAAGATTGTCTTTATTGCTGAAATGAATCGACGTTAAAAGCGCGATACAAGCACAGATCACGCTTGTTAGTAAAACCACGCCAATAATTTTCGCACGCATACTCCACTGAAACGCCCCAAACATAAGTCCCCCTCAAATCGAGAGACATGGTCATTCCAAATTCCGGAACACACAAGGCTTTGTTTTTCGTCAGAGATGCAGATCTCTCTGCGGACAATTTCAAAACATGGAACGAGAATAAAAATTGACTCGAGATTTTGAGGAGCCCACTCTGCTGCGTTCAAAAAATGACTACACAAATAATTCAAAAAAAGACTTACTTCATTTGCTTATTTCAAGAGCATTTATAAACAAACTTCAATATAAAAAAAGGAGAGCTTAAGACTCTCCTTTTTTCTCTACATTCTTTCAGGGGCTGGGATGCCGATCAGTGCAAGCCCTTGTTGAAGGGTGTTGCCGACCGCTTTCGACAAAGCCAATCTGGCATGGCGAAGATTTTCTTCTTTCTCATTCCCAATTGGGCATTCATGATAGAAGACATTAAACTTCTTAGCTAGGTCATAGACGTATGAACAAACAGAAGCCGGCTTGTATTGCTCAGCCGCATTTGCAAGGACCGTATTAAAACCACTCATAAACTGCATCAATGCGCGCTCAGAAGGATGAGTTAATAGAGACCAATCCACAGACTTCTTAGAGTCAAAATCAAATTTTCTGACTAAGCTAGAGATTCGTGCAAAAGAGTACTGAACAAATGGTCCAGACTCACCGTCTAGCTTTAACCATTCATCCATGTCGAATACGATTTTCTTATTCGTATCCATCTTTAACATTCCGTAAAAGATCGCACCCTTGGCAACTTGCTCTGCCGTTTTCTGAATCTCTTCTTGAGTCCATTCATTTTCATAACGACTTAGGTAGCGAGTCTTCACGTGATTTTCCATATTGTTCACTAAGGCCATCAGAGGAACAATATTCCCCTTGCGAGAGCTCATAGCTCCATCTGGAAGTTCGACGTAGTTATACTGCAAATGGAAGCAGTTTTTTGCTTGCTCAAAGCCTAAAATATCCAAAACACGGAAGACCTGTTTAAAGTGCAAAGCTTGGCGCATATCTACTACGTAGATTGATTTCTCTATCTGTACATCTTCAAATTTATGCTTTGCTAACAATAAATCTTTCGTGGCGTAAAGCCCTGTTCCATCCGACTTCAAGAGCATGCAAAAGCCCAGCTTTTCTTGCTCTAGATTCATCCCGATAGCGCCCTCAGATTTTTCAAGCTTCCCTTGAGCATAAAGCTCTTTCACCCACTGCGTGGATGGAGCGTCCATCTCAGACTCAAAATACCACTCATCAAATTCAACATCCGCCCACTTATAGACCTTCTTCATAAGATCGATAGACCACTGGCGAGTCTCTTTCCATAGGTCGTAGTACTCACCTTGCGCGGACTCAAGTTGCTGCAGAATAGCTGTTAACTCTTGGCGATTGATCGCCTCTTGAGGCGTGCCGTTTTGGTCTTCCAAAAGAAGATTTGCCTTCGAGTACATCGATCCCAACCACTCACCCTTACCAGTCTCAGGGGCAGCTTCCTGATTGTGTTTCTTCATATACCAAAGACATTTAGCAACGTGAGTGCCCATATCTCCTGGGAAAGTCGAGGCAACGATGTTGCGCCCACCATAGCGAAGCATTCTTACTAAAGAATCCCCAAGGCAAAGATTACGCATATGTCCAACGTGCAATTCTTTGTGTGTATTGGGCTGAGAGTACTCAATCATAGTTTTAGGAGCTTCATCCATAAGGCGTTTTTTAAAAAACTCTCCATTAAGGATTTCAGATAAAACTCTTTTACCATGAGCTTCAGAACTAAAAGTTAAGTTCAAATACGGCCCTGCCGCTTCAGCCTTAATAAGATCGCTGTCCTTATTAATATGTTGAGCAAGTTCTCCAGAGATCATGGGAGGGGCTTTTTTTAGGTTTTTAGCTAAAACAAAACATCCGAAAGCCAAATCACCCATCTCTGGATTTGGTGGCTCTACTAAAAACTTATAAACTTCATCTTCAGACATTTCAGCGTTGAGCTTAGAAATAGCTTCGGAGATTTTTTGCGTGGCTAAAAGTCGAATTGCATCGTGCTTAATCATAAACCCTTCCAGAACAGAATAAGAGCCAAACCAGAAATAGAAATTAAAGTGATCACTATAGACATCTTCCGCTGAAAATTCAGTTCTTTTTTTAAAGAACCTAATTCTTGCTCAAAACGCCGTTTTTCCATGGAGAAATCAGCGATTTTTAGCTCTAAATCCTGCTGATTCTGCATCTCGGCTTCAAATTCTTCGCGCAGCTTTGATAATGCTTTTTGCGTCTGCGTTTCACTGTTTTGAGTAAGAAAATATTGATTCGTTAAACCAGGGATTTTTTCCTTCAAAGCCAAATACCACTGAAGAGCTCGCCAAATATGCGGGGGCGCATCGCCCGATTTCATCCAACGAGTCCAACTCGATGGATCGACCAAAAGTAATTGAGCCATTTTTCTTTGCGATAAACCGAGCTCTAAACGGATGTATTCAAGGGTTCCGAGCTGCTTTTTTAAGACTTCAACTTGGGCCTCATAGTTCATCCTTAAAGAAGTCTTTGATCGAACAGAGAGGTTTAAATCCCCCCCTTCAAAGCCATCTAAAGCACTCGCGAGATCTTCGTTTAAAACCTCTGTTTCAAGCTCCATATTCATATATAACGCTCCGCACTCAGTATATAGACTATTGCAAATCACAATATTAACGTTGCTATATGCAATATAATGCGTTGTGATTTACCAGTATGATGCTTTGAGGGGAGTCGACGGGTCAAGCTAAGTGTTTGATTCGACAAAGATTTTTCAAAAGGAAGGGCCCTATACCCCTATTTTCAAATTCAACTAAAGCTTATAGTTATAAGCTTTAGTACTAAGTATATGTTTTTATTGGATATTATCTTTAACCGCGATCGGCGATTGATACTGATGTTATGCGTCTTTTCGGTTTTTTATCGGATTTATGGAATTAAAAAGTTACGCAGCCTGTGAGAAATATTCGCATTATAGTTTTTAAGTTTTATCTTCTTTTCGAATCAAGCAGGGCGCTTTAAACCCTCGGTTTTGGAGGCTTTAAGAAGTGTTTTTTTAGACGCCTTTTAGATCGATACTTTTCAGCCAGCTTTAAAGGCCCCGAAAAACCTCTTTTATTCGCCTCCACTCCCTAAGCTTTTTCGCTGTTTTCAGAAAAGTTAGAATATGGAGAAAAAAGCTAGGTTTTTTGAGCCTCCTTGAATAAAGCAATAAAAACGACTTTTTTGCCTCATCTGTGAAAAATTATCGCATTTTTAAAGATCTTCGAGTTTTGCAATATTCCTTGATATTTCATCGACTTATCTCAATGATAGCCAAAATGGCAAAGGCACCTCGGTATCAACTCAACAAAAACAAATACTTACTCGAACCTGAAATGGATCGCTTACGTAAAATTCTTGTGGATTTTCAAGATAAGGATCCTCGCAATTGTTTGATGATTTGGATCGCTCTCAGAACCGGAGCTCGTGCCCAAGAAATCCTTAATATTCGCAAATCAGACCTAAACGCCTACGATGAAAGTATCTTTATCCGCGGAATCAAGGGATCGAACGATCGCGAAATCCCCGTTCACAGCGATCTCTTCAGGCGTCTTGAGAGGTACGCAGCTCAACAGACAACAGAGTTGCTATTCCCAATCACCTACGACCGCCTTTATCAAATCTGGGGGCTTTACAGACCGATCCCTAAGAAGTTTCACGCCCTGAGGCACACTTTTGCTATCGAGCTTTATCGCAAAACGAAAGACCTGCGCCTTGTGCAGGTGGCGCTTGGGCATCGCAATATTACGAACACGATGATTTATGCTGACTATATTTACTCTCAACAAGAGCTTAGAAAGTTGATCCTATAGATCGACGCCGTCGGAAAAATAAAAAAGGGCGAGTTTCTTACTCTCGCCCTTGGTGATTCAAATAGATGGTTCGCGTGGAATTAGAATTCGTTCGCGTTAAACTCACTCGCCAATCTTTCAAATTGTCTTTTCTCTGAAGCTTTATGGTTGTTTTTAGTCTTACTAAAAGCCAAAGCTCCATCTTTTGTTGGAGAGTGATAAGACTTCCCAGAGCTTTCTACGACAACAATGCGTTGGCGAGGCTGTGGGCGTACTGTGTTTTTCTCAAGATTTCCCTGAACATTGGCATGAAGCTCACGTTGAGTCTTTACATTGTCTGCAATCAACGCGTTAAAGTCCGTAACCTTAGCAAAACCAACCGCTGGGAATAACGCTAGTAGAGTTGTTACGAATGCTTTTTTCACTTCAATCTCCTTGGTTTAGATCTTCTCATCGACCTCTTGCTAATAATTAAAGCAAGCGAAGTGCCATGTTTTGCTAGGTCCATCTATCAACTCAATTGTTTTAAGCACGATCCAGTGAATACAAATCAGACAGGTGTCTAACACCAGGTGACATTGTCTTGATATGAAACGCCTTTCCCTCTAGTCTGAAAATCTAATAGGAATAGCTATGAGTATTGAAATTAAAGACCTCGACAAAAGCTTCGGCTCTAAGCAGGTCCTTAAAAATTTAAATCTATCTTTCAAAGAGGGAAGCTTCGTCAGCATTCTAGGAAGTTCGGGCTGTGGAAAATCCACACTTTTACGTCTCATTGCGGGACTTGAAACTCCTTCACGCGGCACCGTCTCTCTGACTCAATCACCTATTAGTTATGTCTTTCAAGGCGCCAATCTTCTTCCGTGGAGAACGGCCCTTGAAAATGTCTTACTTCCATTGGAGCTAAAAAATGATTCTTCAAGATTGAACTTAGAAGAAGATGCTCTGGAAGCTCTTGAGAAAGTGCAGCTTCAACAAGCTGCCAAACTTTTCCCTCACGAACTCTCGGGTGGAATGCAGATGCGGGTCTCCCTTGCTAGAGCTCTTGTGACAAAACCTAAAGTCCTACTGCTTGATGAACCCTTTGCAGCACTTGATGAACTCACTCGCTTTGAAATGCAACGGCAACTCCTTGAACTGTGGCAAAGAGAAAGAATGAGTATTATATTTGTGACTCATTCTTTTTCGGAGGCCGCCTTTTTATCTGAGCGCATTGTGATGCTCAAAGCCCCAGGGCATATCTCTATGGATTTAGATCTTCAGTATTCTAGTCCGCGCGATGAAGCCTTCAGAACCTCTTTGGAACTTGCAGAGACGGTGCACAAACTTTCAACGGAGCTTCGTCGATGAAAAAAATTTTTGCACCGTCGTTAGTTTTAATACTATCCATGGGACTTCTGGAGATTTTAGCTCTTAGTGGCTTTCTCAATCAAAGCCTTATCCCCGCTCCGAGCGATCTATTTAAGGTTCTCTTTGAAATGCCAGAGGAAATTCTTCAAGGAACTCAGGAAACACTTTTAAACTCGTTTCTTGGTTTTTTACTCTCAGCAGTCTTTGGACTTTTAATTGCTTTTGTTTTTTCGCTCTCTAAAAATTTGCGAGATGCGATTTTGCCTTTTGCAGTTTTCTTTCAGACTGTTCCGATCATAGCCATTGCTCCACTTTTAGTTATTTATTTAGGTTTTGGTGCGCCGACCGTGATTGCTTCGGCCTTTATTGTTTCAATTTTTCCGATTATCGCAAATACATTGGTAGGACTCGAATCGTACCCAAAGGATCAATTGGATCTTTTTAAAATTTATAGAGCTTCACCATTTCAGATCCTCTTTAAGCTAAAGCTTCCTTCGGCTTATCGCCATATCTATGCGGGTTTTAAAATTTCAGCGGGACTTTCGATCGTAGGCGTAATTGCCGGAGAATTTGTCGCAGGGGGCGGTCTTGGCGCGCTGATTGACTCTGCACGCACTCAGCAAAGAGTCGATATTGTCTTTGTTGCTTTATTTATCTTAGCTCTGATTGGTTTATTTTATCTAAGTGTTCTTGCTTTGTTGAACTTCACTATTTGCAAGAAAAGACCTCTTTAAAAGGAGTTTTATTATGGTGAAAGCCTTTTCTAAATTTTTATTTTTAGCGATTCTTTTTTTCGCAAACCTCGTATTCTCAAAACCCCTCACTCTTGCTTTAAATTGGAAAGCAGAGCCTGAATTTGGCGGATTCTATACCGCGCAGCTAGAAGGCATTTACAAAAAACATGGTTTAGATGTTAAAATTCTAGAGGGCGGATCTGGAACTCCCACTGTGCAAATGCTTGCTAACGGCAAAGTAGATTTTGCTATCGTCAGCGCCGATGAAATTATTATTTCGCAAGAGCGTAATCCAAAGAATAAATTAAAAGCTGTCTTTTCTGTTTACCACACATCTCCCCATATCATACTTACCCATGCCGAAAAGAACTACAGCAGCATTAAAGATGTATTTGCCTCTAAAGACACATTAGCTGTGCAATCAGGGCTTCCGTACTATCAGTGGCTAGTAAAAACTCTCGGCAAGCCGCAGGCAAAAGTTGTTCCCTTCACGGGAGGCATCGCACACTTTCTGAATGATAAAAACTTTGCCCAACAAGGATTCATCACCACAGAACTTCTTGCAGCAGAAAAAACAGGTGCAAAAGTAAAACACTTCCTCATTGCTGATGCAGGCTACAACCCCTATCTCGTCGTTTTAGCCGTTAGAGAGAGTCTTTTAAAAGAAAAACCTGAGCTTGTTAAAAAACTTGTTCAGGCGGTGCGCGAAGGTTGGGAGGGATATTTAAAAGATCCTACTAAAACCAATGCTGAGATCGCAAAACTCAATAAAGCCTTTGATCCAGAGATTCTAGAAAAAGCGGCTGAAATTCAAAAGCCCCTGATTCAATCCCCAGCGTCCCCTTTGGGCTCTATGACCCCTGAGCGCTGGAACACTCTGACGGAGCAGCTCAAATCCATTGGGTTGATTAAAGCGGCCCCAGAGGCCTCTAGTCTTTTTGAGAACCTATAATAGACTCGCGTTTTAGTGAAAATTTCGATTTTTGATAAATTCTAAAGGAATTTTGATAGACTGCATTTTGAAAAACTGACCGCAAAAACTGCGGAGATCTTGACGAAGCGCCCCAATGCCAGTACAACAGCCCGTTCGTCCTCCGTTTAGTTTTGGGGAGGTAAGGAGTGCTTATGAAAATCAAACTGACTGAAGTTCCTGAAGAAGGCCGTGACTACCGCTGGTCTTCGAAAACCGGTGAAGCAAATGCCGTTTTGAAGGACATTATCGGACAAAACTCTTACGAGGCTGATTTCTTCATTCGTCCTTTAAACTCTCGTGATTTTGAAATGACGGGAAGAATCTCTACGAAGAGCCCAGAAGTTTGCTCTCGCTGCGGCCAAGATATTGATTTTCCAGTGAATTCTAAATTTCACGAGATCCTTATTCCGAAACAAAGCCAAGGGCGTACAGGTAAATACTCTAAAGTAAATCACGTGAGTGATCTGCCTGATTCAGGTCCTGAGTTCACAGAGTACGAAGACATGGTTTTTGATATGGGTGAGTATCTTCATGAAGTAGTCGCCCTAGCCATTCCTTTTAATCCAGTAGGATCTAAAGAGGACCACGGTGATTGTTCTTTCTATGACCCAACCAAGAAAGATCAAACCTTGATTTATGACGATGTAATGCCCGAAGAAGTAGCAAAAAACCCATTCGCTGCTCTAAAGGGTATCAAAATTAATTAAATTGTTGATTTTTATCATTCTTTGGTTAAATTAACGTGCTTTGCTAATAATGACTTTAAAAGAGGTATGAAATGCCAACTCCTAAGAAAAAGACATCTCGTTCAAAACGCGACATGCGCCGCGCTCACGATTTCCTAACTGCTCCAGCTGTTGCTGTTGAGAAAAAAACTGGCGAACTAGTTCGTCCACACGTTGCTAATAAAGGTGCTGATGGCGCTTTATATTACAAAGGTAAACAAATCACTGCAGCCAAGTAGGCTGTAGTAGGTGAAATCCATGGCAGGAACATTTCGATCTCGAGTAGCAGGGATAGGCTCGTATCTTCCAGAGAAGGTTCTCACGAACCAAGATCTTGAAAAAATGGTTGATACGAATGATCAATGGATCGTCGAGCGCACTGGGATCGAAAGACGCCATTTGGCGGCTGAAGGTCAAGCCACATCAGACCTCAGCCTTGAAGCTTCTAAAAGAGCCCTCGAAGACGCAGGGCTCACAGCTCAAGACATTGACATGATTATTGTTGGAACCGTTACTGGAGACCGACAAATGCCTTCCACAGCTTGTTATCTACAAAGCAAACTGGGTTGCGGCAACATTATGGCCTTTGACCTGAATGCAGCTTGTTCTGGATTTCTCTATGGAATCTCCATCGCCGACCAATTCATTCGCACAGGTGTTTACAAAAACATTCTTGTAGTGGGTGCTGAGGTTCTTCATCGTTTCGTAAACTTTAAAGATCGCGAAACATGCATTCTGTTTGGAGATGGTGCGGGAGCATGGGTTCTTTCTCAAGCTAAAGCTGGAGAAACACAGATCATCGAATCTACCCACATGCACGCAGATGGCAACCTTGCAGAGTTACTCACTCTTCCTGGTGGCGGCAGCTTGATGCCTCAATCTCAAGAAGTTCTAGATAATAATCTTCAATTCGTCTCTATGAAGGGACGAGAAATCTTTAAAAACGCAGTTCGTACAATGGCACTTTGCTGTAAAGAAGCTCTCGCAGCTAATAACATTACAGCAGATCAAGTGGATTGGGTTGTTCCCCACCAAGCCAATAAACGCATCGTCGAAGCGGTTGCTGACCACCTTGAGTTCCCAATGGAACGCATGATCGTTTACTTGCACGAAACTGGTAACACTTCGTCTGCCTCTATTCCCCTAGCCTTTGACTGGGCTCAGAAAAACGGAAAGATCAAACGTGGGCAAACAATCCTTCTCACGGCTTTCG carries:
- a CDS encoding putative lipoprotein (COG1520 FOG: WD40-like repeat) — translated: MMIRSVVLATAVLSLSACASVQSGLEKWSSKNNSKREYQVKTAWIRQTTDHDNLGFRKINRMTPQIVGDLVVQGNGMDGISGYDKVTGQLVWKLPIQNGVEPSATHIKDRLFVGASDGEFYSLEASTGKIQWSFPTKAENLAAPLLADGVVYFLAGNNVFYALDAATGRQIWLYSRQDTSQFSIRGGSRPVLQNGVLYVGFSDGALVALNAQSGSVQWELQLNRNKRFRDIDAAAVIDGKNLYIAGYDDKLYAVSVDKGEILWRVDGGGYSGVTLVGDRLIYPTTNGEVWSLNKNNGDKIWSYKLNEGIATGVRTFKGALVFGESQGSLRFLDPANGKELGSFEPGRGILSTPQVDEENNRIYFISGEANLYAIDAGWIRSPYF
- a CDS encoding chemotaxis protein (COG0840 Methyl-accepting chemotaxis protein), with translation MFGAFQWSMRAKIIGVVLLTSVICACIALLTSIHFSNKDNLKGLVNKSRTIHSRLDVASRYVANQGGLKSIVDQFTTKYKTHEDMTDEDKKLVLQQVPVFAAMKIGSENSEKEYYSFRVFSDEPRRLENKATLEEQKIFNQFLLDPELEEIVSSTPQRVVVYRPVRLAESNGCLTCHGDPASSPWGNGMDILGYPMENWKDGKLHGVFAISNDVAIVQKALAAETGSFTSTTMLVFFIVLGGMLACLIAFLMLNKVVHVLQTITRCLAESGGHLTSASEKVATSSQSLSTTSTEQASSLEETVASMEELSAMVDLNAQSAKKTAELAHGMRTRAQLGESEMKKLLQSLDEVATDAKRIQQFTDVIDDLAFQINLLSLNAAVEASRAGEHGKGFAVVAEAVRSLAVRSASSAKDIAVVLKENNRKIQKSYDDAEKLERNIGQFAEAAKSVSVLAEEIASASQEQSQGLQQMSHVLNELDQVTQKNAAASVSTASAAEELAQQSESLKSSAASLKLIVFGNEKVS
- a CDS encoding hypothetical protein (COG0018 Arginyl-tRNA synthetase), whose translation is MIKHDAIRLLATQKISEAISKLNAEMSEDEVYKFLVEPPNPEMGDLAFGCFVLAKNLKKAPPMISGELAQHINKDSDLIKAEAAGPYLNLTFSSEAHGKRVLSEILNGEFFKKRLMDEAPKTMIEYSQPNTHKELHVGHMRNLCLGDSLVRMLRYGGRNIVASTFPGDMGTHVAKCLWYMKKHNQEAAPETGKGEWLGSMYSKANLLLEDQNGTPQEAINRQELTAILQQLESAQGEYYDLWKETRQWSIDLMKKVYKWADVEFDEWYFESEMDAPSTQWVKELYAQGKLEKSEGAIGMNLEQEKLGFCMLLKSDGTGLYATKDLLLAKHKFEDVQIEKSIYVVDMRQALHFKQVFRVLDILGFEQAKNCFHLQYNYVELPDGAMSSRKGNIVPLMALVNNMENHVKTRYLSRYENEWTQEEIQKTAEQVAKGAIFYGMLKMDTNKKIVFDMDEWLKLDGESGPFVQYSFARISSLVRKFDFDSKKSVDWSLLTHPSERALMQFMSGFNTVLANAAEQYKPASVCSYVYDLAKKFNVFYHECPIGNEKEENLRHARLALSKAVGNTLQQGLALIGIPAPERM
- a CDS encoding bacteriophage integrase or recombinase (COG4974 Site-specific recombinase XerD), whose amino-acid sequence is MAKAPRYQLNKNKYLLEPEMDRLRKILVDFQDKDPRNCLMIWIALRTGARAQEILNIRKSDLNAYDESIFIRGIKGSNDREIPVHSDLFRRLERYAAQQTTELLFPITYDRLYQIWGLYRPIPKKFHALRHTFAIELYRKTKDLRLVQVALGHRNITNTMIYADYIYSQQELRKLIL
- a CDS encoding ABC-type nitrate transporter, ATP-binding protein (COG1116 ABC-type nitrate/sulfonate/bicarbonate transport system, ATPase component), giving the protein MSIEIKDLDKSFGSKQVLKNLNLSFKEGSFVSILGSSGCGKSTLLRLIAGLETPSRGTVSLTQSPISYVFQGANLLPWRTALENVLLPLELKNDSSRLNLEEDALEALEKVQLQQAAKLFPHELSGGMQMRVSLARALVTKPKVLLLDEPFAALDELTRFEMQRQLLELWQRERMSIIFVTHSFSEAAFLSERIVMLKAPGHISMDLDLQYSSPRDEAFRTSLELAETVHKLSTELRR
- a CDS encoding ABC-type nitrate transporter, permease protein (COG0600 ABC-type nitrate/sulfonate/bicarbonate transport system, permease component), giving the protein MKKIFAPSLVLILSMGLLEILALSGFLNQSLIPAPSDLFKVLFEMPEEILQGTQETLLNSFLGFLLSAVFGLLIAFVFSLSKNLRDAILPFAVFFQTVPIIAIAPLLVIYLGFGAPTVIASAFIVSIFPIIANTLVGLESYPKDQLDLFKIYRASPFQILFKLKLPSAYRHIYAGFKISAGLSIVGVIAGEFVAGGGLGALIDSARTQQRVDIVFVALFILALIGLFYLSVLALLNFTICKKRPL
- a CDS encoding ABC-type transporter nitrate-binding protein (COG0715 ABC-type nitrate/sulfonate/bicarbonate transport systems, periplasmic components), giving the protein MVKAFSKFLFLAILFFANLVFSKPLTLALNWKAEPEFGGFYTAQLEGIYKKHGLDVKILEGGSGTPTVQMLANGKVDFAIVSADEIIISQERNPKNKLKAVFSVYHTSPHIILTHAEKNYSSIKDVFASKDTLAVQSGLPYYQWLVKTLGKPQAKVVPFTGGIAHFLNDKNFAQQGFITTELLAAEKTGAKVKHFLIADAGYNPYLVVLAVRESLLKEKPELVKKLVQAVREGWEGYLKDPTKTNAEIAKLNKAFDPEILEKAAEIQKPLIQSPASPLGSMTPERWNTLTEQLKSIGLIKAAPEASSLFENL
- a CDS encoding 50S ribosomal protein L32 (COG0333 Ribosomal protein L32), which translates into the protein MPTPKKKTSRSKRDMRRAHDFLTAPAVAVEKKTGELVRPHVANKGADGALYYKGKQITAAK